The window AAATCGCACCTTATTAAATTAAAGAATTCGCTTATTAGCGAAGCATTTGCGCATTGTCGTCGCGACGTACATCCCATTGCCATGAAAGCTCCAGCTCGAGGCATAACCAAGAATAGGTTACTTATAAATACAAACAACGAGACCATGGCATTCCACAACAGGTTCTGCGCCTTTTATAGTAAATATATTTCTCACGAACATTGGGACAGTAGTTCCGCCTTAAACACGAGATACATTTACGAGGACCATTCAGTTTGGCGACAGATAGAAAAAATATCAAAAAACAAGTTATTTTTATTGTCAGCAGGTTTGCCAATTGCACTAGGTTATTTAGCGACAACCGGAGATCAAAATATTTTCTTTTCAGAAGTTCATCGACAAAACGACTCTAGTCTACTGGGCAGAGATTTTGCTTTCCAAGATGTTTTCCCTTCCCCCCTACCGTCGAACGAGCCTTGGTTAATTATAGATAAAGCCTATACCGGAGGAAGTCTTAGACAAGCAGCAAATATGATCAGGAAAAGGTTCGGATATGATATCGATGTTAAAACAGTAGCACTATTCCCAAAATCACTTAGTGCCTTCATGAGCGCAGATTATGCTGTTTATGCTGGAAAGCTATTTGAAGTCAGGTCTTACGCCCCTCGATTAGATCGAGACCAATGGCACATACAATTAATAATGGAACAATAATATGAGACCATTATTTAAACGGGAACACATTCCTGAACTAGAAAAATGCCTCTACGAGGCCAGAAAACAATTACGCCGTTATTGGGCAGGAACCCTGGCCGGCCTACCAAACTTCGACACGGGAAACAAATACTGGAATAACTCCCAGACTCAATATGACTTAGATTGTCAGGACATATTGTATAACTGCCTTTCTAATATCAGCATGCGAATCACGATCTATTCCGAAGAGAATGTTTCAACAGTCACATTTGGTGATCAAGGTGAGTTCTATCTACTTATAGACCCTCTAGATGGCACACACAACGCAGCTTTAGGGTTTCCTGCTTATACATCTAGCGTGGCACTTTACCACGAAGGCGCCTATGTGTTTGGCTGGATCTATGATATTTCAAGAGACTTAGTCTATACCGCCGCATTGAGTGAGGGAGCTTACCTTCAGTCGCCCGTTATTGTGAAACGACTTCAGACTCGTAAAGTTCAGAGAATAGAAGACATGCACATCTCTTTTCATCGCCCTAAAGATAAAAGAGAAAAAGCCATAATCGAAAATATCATATGGTCCGCATATAAAATCCGCGTCTACTCTTGCTCATCATTGGAAATTTGCCTTATCGCTGCCGGGGCTCTTGATGCCTTTATTGATATAGATACACCGGGACATGAACGTAGCTGCGATATTGCCGCAGCAGAATTGATTCTAAGGGAAGCGGGTGGATCATTATTTGATAAGACAGGACATCCTAGATTCTCCCTGCCTCCATCGGCCGCTTCCCTTTTAGACAATGGAACGTTAATTGCCTTGTCTTCCGAAGAACTGATACGACTTATCTTGTAGTGCCCGGCCAATTCACTGGAGATATATCATGTTAACAAACACTGTAAATCTGAAACTTGAATTGTTATGCAACGGAGTTAGCTTTACTAGAGACTTCTTAGAATATTACCAAGCTCAAATGGATCATATTGAAAAAAGGCGAGCTTACGGAACAGGTGACAGTATAATTCTTAGCTCAAGCATTCGCACTCCACAAGAAATAATTCTCGAAGGGCAGATTATTTCCGCTGCCAATCACAACCCAAACTCAGATTACCGTATAGCCTTAGAGCAAGAAACACCAGTTCTCAAACATGGAAAAAAAACCATAAAAATTACATTCCCTAGGCGACCTATATCTTATGGAAAGCACCTGAGTAACGGCGAGCTATTTGAGCAGCATATAACCGTCTATGGTAATTCTACACTCGGAATCTTCTCCCCCGGACACTGTTATTATTTTAACGATGGTCATGAATGCAAATTTTGCTCTCTGGGATCAGCAAGAGACAGCTTATCTGATCATAAGATGCGAATAAAAGGCAGCATGGCTGGCGAAGCAATAGGCATGGCTATTAACAATGAGAGCGACCGATATAAGAGGGTATTATTGAATGGAGGCACGATCCCAAACTACGACAAAGGATACTCAATACATATGGACTTACTTGAACAGGTAAAGAATAAAAACCTGCAAAGCCGTTTGGACTACCACTTAATTTCGATGCCTCCCAAGGACTTTCGTCTTTTTGATCGATTCAAAAAAATTGGCAATAATATGTCAATGAGCCTGGAGGTATTTAATCCTAGATTATTTTCGGAAGTTTGCCCGGGCAAAGCTCGCGATTATACTCGCGAAAGATTTCTTGCCGCTTTCGAGGCAGCTGTGGAAGTTTTAGGTCGTGGCAATGTATATGCAGGGTTTGTTGCTGGAATGGAACCATTAGAGTCAATTATTGAGGGCATTGAATACTTTGGCGACATGGGAGTAGTGCCTGCTGTTGCAGTGTTTCACCCTGACGCAGGTTCACAATACTCTAACAGGAGGCGCCCCTCAATGGACTTCCTGAAGTCACTTGGAAAAAAAATGTCGGACATATATCGCAGAGAGGGGTTTCAACCATTAATTGAGGGTAGCGGCAGAAACTCGTTGGACACTGAAGCTTACTTAGGGGGATTCGCATGAGTTATTTAGCTAAACAAGCTTTATTTATCGCGTTTGAAGGCACTGACGGAGCGGGGAAATCTACTGTTGCAAGGGCAACATATGACAAGATTTATGAATCCCATTCCAAACTAAAATATGTAGATAAAAATCGTCCACCGGTATCATTGGGGTATACAGAATTTCATATGTCCCGCATACGTGAAATCCTTTGGGATTACCCAGATGACGCCCCCTTGGATCAATTAGGCGATAGGCATTGGATAAGTTTAATTGCAGCATGGTTTCAAGCGACAGATTATGCTGCCATCAGGCCATTAATGGACTCCGGGTTTAGCTGCATCGCAGATGGTTGGTACTATAAATACTTAGCACGCTTTTTACTCAAAGACGCAGGTTTGGCTGAAGAGGCGTTAGCAATATTCTCAACAATTAGAAAACCTGATGCCGTCATTTTCCTGGATGTCGATCCGGTTCTTGCGGCGCAGAGAAAAGGATCTTTTCGTCTTAGCGAGAGCGGGGCCTACGATGGTGGCAATGAAAATCGCCTTAAAAGTTTCATTGATTATCAGAATAGAGTTCGATCCAGTTATGAGCGATGTGGTTTGGCTAATTGGGTGAGGATCGATACGACCGACCTTAGTGAGGCGGCTGTACTCGATAGAGCGGTGAGCGCGGTACACAACATACTCCGCGGGACATAGAGCACAGCTCAGACACCATTATCGTCTTGGTTCAACCGGCGCTGCAGCGCCAGTCTACCCAGAAGCGTCTCGCCAGAAATCAACTTTCGTTGCTCCTTGTCGCGTGTGGAAAAAGAAAGAAGCTTGATCAGCGCCATGGCCTCGTTTCGACGTTTACGTTCCTTGCAGAACTTAATCATGTAATAACTCCAACACCATCTCATGCCACGCCATCCCGCCATGGTCAGACGCTGAAGGCTTGATGTAGGCAAACCCGAACCCGGCATACAGCGGAATGTGCCGCTCCTTGCACATCAGATGGATGTCGGTCTTACCCCGCGCGCGCATCCGCTCGATGAATTCGCCCATCAACCGTTTCGCCAGCCCCTGCCCCTGAAAATCCGGGTGCACCACCACCGACATGATGACCACGTGCGGGCCGGCCGGGTCGTGGCCGATCAGTTCCTTGAACGCCTCGTCCGACATTTCCACCTGAAACGCCGCACCGGAATTGATGAAACCGGCTACGACGCCGTCGACTTCGGCCACGATGAATCCTTCGGGCCAGGTGGCAATGCGCGTGGCGATTTTTTCGCGGGTGGCGGCTTCGTCGCCTTCGTAGGCAACAGTTTCGATGGCGTAGCAGCGGTCCAGATCAGCAGGTGTGACGTGGCGGATGACGGTGTTCATGGCAGCTCGAAATCAGCGAGAGGAAGGCTGGGATCATAAATTAATAAGGTGTTCATATCGATCACCGCAGGCGCCGTAAAGCCTGCGTATAGGCGCTGTCATTGCTTGTCGGTGCGGATTATTGATGTGTCCTGTCTCTGGCCATCAATAAGGGGAACACACCATGAGCAGCGTTCAGATCGGACTTCTTATGTTGTTGGGCATCAGCTCGTTTGGCTTTATCACGTTGACGATTGACCTGTTGCGGGCGCGACGGATGAAGCAAGGCAAGTAACCAGAGGGAGGTGGACGAACTCGTCCGCCTCCCGCGGTCATCAAGGCTTGAGCGGCAGCCAGATTTCAAGCACGCCAGTGTTGAGTTTCGGGTTGAAGTCTTCGCTGTAGCGTTCGAATTCCGGCGCGTCGGCCGCCTGATAACCGGACTGCGGCAGCCAGGTTTTCCAGATGTACTGGAAGGTCTGGGGCAACTGATCGAGAGGGCCTTTGTGCTCGAACACGGCATAGTGCTGAGGCTGGACCTCGACCCAACGGTATTTCTCGGGCAAGTCGTCGAGCTTGCTGATTTCAACGCCGGCAATGTATTCGAAGCCGCCCTTGCCATCCGGATTGCAGCAGATGCCGTAGGTCACTTCGTTTTTTTGACCGGGAATTTTGCCAATCTCGGGGATGAATTTCTCCCAGAGATCGGGGATTTTCTTGGAGGTTTCCTGGGTAAATCGTCCGCCAAGCCCTGCAATGAGCAGGAAGTGACCGTGCTCGAAGCGTGGCTTGGCCGTTTCGACGCCTGTTTGCTCATCCATGGCTCAACTCCTG of the Pseudomonas frederiksbergensis genome contains:
- a CDS encoding inositol monophosphatase family protein; this encodes MRPLFKREHIPELEKCLYEARKQLRRYWAGTLAGLPNFDTGNKYWNNSQTQYDLDCQDILYNCLSNISMRITIYSEENVSTVTFGDQGEFYLLIDPLDGTHNAALGFPAYTSSVALYHEGAYVFGWIYDISRDLVYTAALSEGAYLQSPVIVKRLQTRKVQRIEDMHISFHRPKDKREKAIIENIIWSAYKIRVYSCSSLEICLIAAGALDAFIDIDTPGHERSCDIAAAELILREAGGSLFDKTGHPRFSLPPSAASLLDNGTLIALSSEELIRLIL
- a CDS encoding radical SAM protein, producing MLTNTVNLKLELLCNGVSFTRDFLEYYQAQMDHIEKRRAYGTGDSIILSSSIRTPQEIILEGQIISAANHNPNSDYRIALEQETPVLKHGKKTIKITFPRRPISYGKHLSNGELFEQHITVYGNSTLGIFSPGHCYYFNDGHECKFCSLGSARDSLSDHKMRIKGSMAGEAIGMAINNESDRYKRVLLNGGTIPNYDKGYSIHMDLLEQVKNKNLQSRLDYHLISMPPKDFRLFDRFKKIGNNMSMSLEVFNPRLFSEVCPGKARDYTRERFLAAFEAAVEVLGRGNVYAGFVAGMEPLESIIEGIEYFGDMGVVPAVAVFHPDAGSQYSNRRRPSMDFLKSLGKKMSDIYRREGFQPLIEGSGRNSLDTEAYLGGFA
- a CDS encoding dTMP kinase — protein: MSYLAKQALFIAFEGTDGAGKSTVARATYDKIYESHSKLKYVDKNRPPVSLGYTEFHMSRIREILWDYPDDAPLDQLGDRHWISLIAAWFQATDYAAIRPLMDSGFSCIADGWYYKYLARFLLKDAGLAEEALAIFSTIRKPDAVIFLDVDPVLAAQRKGSFRLSESGAYDGGNENRLKSFIDYQNRVRSSYERCGLANWVRIDTTDLSEAAVLDRAVSAVHNILRGT
- a CDS encoding GNAT family N-acetyltransferase, yielding MNTVIRHVTPADLDRCYAIETVAYEGDEAATREKIATRIATWPEGFIVAEVDGVVAGFINSGAAFQVEMSDEAFKELIGHDPAGPHVVIMSVVVHPDFQGQGLAKRLMGEFIERMRARGKTDIHLMCKERHIPLYAGFGFAYIKPSASDHGGMAWHEMVLELLHD
- a CDS encoding GyrI-like domain-containing protein codes for the protein MDEQTGVETAKPRFEHGHFLLIAGLGGRFTQETSKKIPDLWEKFIPEIGKIPGQKNEVTYGICCNPDGKGGFEYIAGVEISKLDDLPEKYRWVEVQPQHYAVFEHKGPLDQLPQTFQYIWKTWLPQSGYQAADAPEFERYSEDFNPKLNTGVLEIWLPLKP